One genomic segment of Saccharomyces kudriavzevii IFO 1802 strain IFO1802 genome assembly, chromosome: 8 includes these proteins:
- the MSH1 gene encoding mismatch repair ATPase MSH1 (similar to Saccharomyces cerevisiae MSH1 (YHR120W); ancestral locus Anc_2.147) gives MKHFFRVPKVFLPVSRVSIRYSSSDTAQPKISKLRITFNKTSESNNEKTDNSYSIDADSCPIAQRNGKASSTKPLKATLPPSLQYVRDLMDLYKDHVVLTQMGSFYELYFEQAVKYAPELNISLTNRAYSYGKVPFAGFPVHQLSRHLKMLVNNCGYSVTIAEQFKRKDVADNEVNKFYRRVTRIVTPGTFIDEAFENLRENTYLLNIEFPDNCMGQVADASLKVGICWCDVSTGEIFVQQVYLKDLVSAITRIQPKEILLDERLLEFHIESGTWYPELVELKKFFIKYQKMPSQHRTIESFYGLFNLGEKEATDRQLRIQFQTFTQKELAALRNTLIYVSDHLPDFSINFQIPQRQLATAIMQIDSRTSSALELHSTVRDNNKKGSLLSSIRRTVTPSGTRLLSQWLSGPSLDLKEIKKRQRIVGFFKDNFDITEALRIMLKKVNDLSRILQKFSFGRGEALELIQMAHSLQVSREIREYLLKNTSFMKATLKNQITQLTESLNFESNLIDDILKFLNEDMLVKSQDIKQNVDVNTMLEVDIKGKKTDNKDEVFELTDFVVNPSFNGKLMKLHNAYQDVWRKKKELNVSLNDLFVENLSAKSFALKERQNGEYALHVTGTPTNLKRIDEFITKKTEFYGSYFHILQKSNQTRWLSHKFWTDLGLELELLALKIRNEEANIIDQFKKRFIDRSNEVRQVATTLGYLDALSSFAVLANEKNLVCPKVDESDKLEVMNGRHLMVEEGLSARSLEAFTANDCELAKDNLWVITGPNMGGKSTFLRQNAIIVILAQVGCFVPCSKAHIGIVDKLFSRVGSADDLYNEMSTFMVEMIETSFILQGATRRSLAILDEIGRGTSGKEGISIAYATLKYLLENNQCRTLFATHFGQELKQIIDSKCATGLREKIKFYQSGITDLGGNDFCYNHKLKPGICMKSDAIRVAELAGFPAEALQEAREILG, from the coding sequence ATgaagcattttttcagagTACCGAAAGTATTTCTGCCTGTCTCTAGAGTCTCGATACGATATTCTAGTAGTGATACCGCTcaaccaaaaatttcaaaactcAGAATCACTTTTAATAAAACTAGTGAAtcaaataatgaaaaaactgaTAATTCATATTCAATTGACGCAGATAGCTGTCCTATAGCACAGCGGAATGGTAAGGCATCATCAACCAAACCTTTAAAGGCCACTTTACCTCCATCATTGCAATATGTGCGTGACTTAATGGATTTGTATAAAGATCATGTGGTATTAACGCAGATGGGATCGTTTTATGAACTTTACTTTGAGCAAGCAGTTAAGTATGCTCCTGAATTAAATATATCGCTAACAAATCGAGCTTACAGTTATGGTAAAGTCCCGTTTGCTGGATTTCCTGTACATCAGCTAAGTCGACACTTAAAAATGCTTGTAAACAATTGTGGCTATAGCGTAACTATTGCCGAGCAATTCAAAAGGAAGGATGTTGCAGATAATGAAGTTAACAAATTTTACAGGAGAGTGACTAGGATAGTTACACCTGGCActtttattgatgaagcGTTCGAAAATTTAAGAGAAAATACGTATCTACTGAACATCGAATTTCCTGATAACTGCATGGGTCAGGTGGCAGATGCTAGTTTAAAGGTCGGCATATGCTGGTGTGACGTAAGCACCGGTGAAATATTTGTTCAACAGGTGTACCTTAAGGATTTGGTTTCCGCCATAACAAGAATTCAGCCTAAGGAGATTCTACTAGATGAAAGATTGCTAGAGTTCCACATTGAGTCGGGGACCTGGTATCCAGAACTTGTTGagctaaaaaaattttttatcaaatatCAGAAGATGCCCAGCCAGCATCGTACTATTGAATCATTTTATGGGCTGTTCAATTTAggtgaaaaagaagcaacAGACAGGCAACTCAGgattcaatttcaaacttTTACTCAAAAGGAGTTAGCGGCCTTGAGGAATACGCTAATTTACGTAAGCGATCATCTGCCTGATTTTTCTATTAATTTTCAGATTCCTCAGAGACAGTTAGCAACAGCTATTATGCAAATTGACTCAAGGACTAGCAGTGCTCTTGAACTGCATTCTACTGTGAGggacaacaacaaaaaaggaTCTTTGTTGTCCTCTATTAGGAGGACAGTAACGCCTTCTGGAACGAGACTTCTATCCCAATGGTTGAGTGGACCTTCActtgatttgaaagaaataaaaaaacgaCAGAGGATTGTAGGATTTTTCAAGGATAATTTTGATATCACTGAGGCATTACGGATaatgttgaagaaggtgaatGATCTATCTCGCATATTGCAAAAATTCAGTTTCGGAAGAGGTGAGGCATTAGAGCTAATTCAAATGGCACATTCACTACAGGTATCAAGAGAAATACGAGAATATTTACTAAAAAACACTTCATTCATGAAAGCTACATTGAAGAATCAAATAACGCAACTGACtgaatctttgaattttgaaagtaaCTTAATTGATGATATTCTGAAGTTTTTAAATGAGGACATGCTAGTGAAGTCGCAAGACATTAAACAAAATGTGGATGTAAATACAATGCTTGAGGTAGATATaaaggggaaaaaaacaGATAATAAAGATGAAGTCTTTGAACTGACAGACTTTGTCGTTAACCCTTCGTTCAATGGCAAACTTATGAAATTGCATAATGCTTATCAAGACGTTTggcggaaaaaaaaagagcttAACGTTTCATTGAATGATttgtttgttgaaaatttaagTGCTAAGTCGTTTGCTTTAAAGGAGAGGCAGAATGGCGAGTATGCACTGCATGTGACAGGAACACCCACCAATTTGAAGAGGATCGATGAATTTATCACCAAAAAAACCGAATTTTATGGAAGCTACTTTCATATTTTACAGAAATCTAATCAAACACGATGGTTAAGCCACAAGTTTTGGACGGACTTGGGCCTGGAATTAGAATTATTGGCTCTTAAGATCAGAAATGAAGAGGCCAACATTATCGatcaattcaaaaaaagattcaTTGATAGGAGCAACGAAGTTAGACAAGTTGCAACTACGTTGGGCTATCTTGATGCATTGTCATCTTTCGCTGTTTTAGCTAACGAGAAGAATTTAGTCTGTCCTAAAGTGGATGAGAGCGATAAGCTAGAAGTGATGAATGGAAGACACCTGATGGTCGAAGAAGGTCTTTCAGCACGTTCTTTAGAAGCATTTACGGCCAACGATTGTGAACTGGCAAAGGATAATTTATGGGTAATTACTGGACCAAACATGGGCGGTAAATCTACCTTTCTAAGGCAAAACGCAATTATTGTAATTTTGGCACAAGTTGGATGTTTTGTCCCCTGCAGTAAGGCACATATTGGTATTGTGGATAAGCTTTTCAGCAGAGTTGGTTCTGCTGACGATCTATACAATGAGATGAGTACATTCATGGTGGAAATGATAGAGACATCGTTTATCCTCCAAGGCGCTACCAGGCGATCTTTGGCCATACTTGATGAGATCGGACGGGGAACCAGTGGCAAAGAAGGTATCAGCATTGCATATGCAACTCTAAAGTATTTATTAGAGAATAATCAATGCAGAACGCTCTTCGCTACACATTTTGGTCAAGAATTGAAACAGATTATTGACAGCAAATGTGCGACAGGCTTGCGTGAAAAGATCAAATTCTACCAAAGTGGAATCACGGATTTAGGTGGCAACGATTTCTGTTACAACCATAAGTTAAAGCCGGGCATCTGCATGAAATCAGATGCCATTAGAGTTGCAGAACTGGCTGGATTTCCAGCAGAAGCATTGCAAGAAGCTCGGGAGATCCTAGGCTAA
- the LSM12 gene encoding Lsm12p (similar to Saccharomyces cerevisiae LSM12 (YHR121W); ancestral locus Anc_2.142), translating into MSVSLEHTLGFRIKVTNVLDVVTEGRLYSFNSSNNTLTVQTTKKNQSPQNFKVIKCTFIKHLEVIGDKPSFNSFKKQQIKPSYVNVERIENSLKEVVIASKKKDLLRGKGVSMEGQFIFDQVFKTIGDTKWVGKDIVILDDVKVQPPYNVEDIKVLHEGSNQSITLIQRIVERSWEQLEQDDGRKGG; encoded by the coding sequence ATGAGTGTCAGTCTAGAGCACACGCTCGGATTCAGAATAAAAGTCACGAATGTGTTGGACGTAGTTACTGAGGGAAGATTGtattctttcaattcatcaaaCAACACCCTTACTGTccaaacaacaaaaaaaaaccaatcTCCACAAAACTTCAAGGTGATCAAGTGTACATTCATTAAGCATTTGGAGGTAATCGGTGACAAGCCTTCATTTAATTCATTCAAGAAGCAACAAATCAAGCCATCATACGTGAAcgttgaaagaattgagAATTCTCTAAAGGAAGTTGTAATAGCatctaaaaagaaagaccTTTTGAGAGGCAAGGGTGTGAGTATGGAAGGccagtttatttttgatcaaGTCTTCAAAACTATAGGTGACACTAAGTGGGTTGGGAAAGACATCGTTATTCTTGATGATGTTAAGGTGCAACCGCCATATAATGTAGAAGATATCAAAGTTTTACATGAGGGTAGTAACCAATCCATTACATTGATTCAAAGAATAGTAGAAAGAAGTTGGGAGCAATTAGAACAAGATGACGGTAGAAAAGGTGGATGA
- the CIA2 gene encoding iron-sulfur cluster assembly protein CIA2 (similar to Saccharomyces cerevisiae YHR122W; ancestral locus Anc_2.139): protein MSEFLNENPDILEENQLPTRKEDSAKDLLLGGFSNETTVKRRRLLLKIDHSLKSQVLQDIELLDKLLSIRTPPELTSDEDSLPEESEAESVTSQKNEEESELIDAQEIYDLIAHISDPEHPLSLGQLSVVNLEDIDVHDSGNQDEMAEVVIRITPTITHCSLATLIGLGIRVRLERSLPPRFRITILLKKGTHDSENQVNKQLNDKERVAAACENDQLLGVVSKMLVTCK, encoded by the coding sequence ATGTCTGAATTTCTGAACGAGAATCCTGACATACTGGAGGAGAACCAACTTCCCAccagaaaagaagatagtGCCAAGGACCTCTTGCTAGGAGGTTTCAGCAATGAGACTACGGTCAAGAGGAGGAGGCTTTTGTTAAAGATAGATCATTCATTAAAGTCCCAAGTGTTACAGGATATAGAGTTATTGGATAAGCTTCTTTCTATTCGAACTCCACCAGAATTAACTTCCGATGAAGATAGTTTGCCAGAAGAAAGTGAAGCAGAATCCGTAacaagccaaaaaaatgaagaagagtcTGAACTTATTGATGCTCAAGAAATATACGATTTGATTGCGCATATTTCAGACCCTGAACACCCGCTGAGTCTTGGGCAACTCTCTGTTGTAAATCTGGAAGACATTGACGTTCATGATTCAGGTAACCAGGATGAAATGGCCGAAGTTGTGATCAGAATAACACCAACAATAACACATTGCTCTCTAGCAACCTTGATTGGTCTGGGGATACGAGTTAGGCTGGAAAGATCTCTTCCTCCAAGATTTAGAATAACAATTTTGCTGAAGAAGGGTACTCATGACAGTGAGAATCAGGTAAACAAGCAGTTAAATGATAAAGAGCGTGTGGCAGCTGCATGCGAGAATGATCAGTTGCTAGGCGTGGTCTCTAAGATGTTGGTAACTTGCAAGTAA
- the EPT1 gene encoding bifunctional diacylglycerol cholinephosphotransferase/ethanolaminephosphotransferase (similar to Saccharomyces cerevisiae EPT1 (YHR123W) and CPT1 (YNL130C); ancestral locus Anc_2.138), with translation MGYFVPDSHIENLKSYKYQSEDRSLVSKYFLKPFWRRFCIIFPTWMAPNIITLSGFAFIVINVLTVFYYDPNLNKNTPRWTYFSYALGVFLYQTFDGCDGVHARRINQSGPLGELFDHSIDAINSTLSIFIFASETGMGFSYSLMLSQFAMLTNFYLSTWEEYHTHTLYLSEFSGPVEGILIVCVSLILTGIYGKQVIWHTYLFTITIGDKVIDVDTMDIVFSLAVFGLVMNALSAKRNVDKYYKNSTSSANNIAQIEQESAIKGLLPFFAYYASITLLVWIQPKFITLAFILSIGFTGAFTVGRIIVCHLTKQAFPMYNAPMLIPLCQTVLYKVCQNIWEIEPSRIVFALSWLGFGISLGVHIMFMNDIIHELTKYLDVYALSIKHSKLT, from the exons ATGGGATATTTTGTTCCTGATTCACATATTGAAAATCTAAAGTCATATAA ATATCAGAGTGAAGATCGTTCACTGGTGTCAAAATACTTCCTCAAGCCATTTTGGCGAAGATTCTGTATCATTTTTCCCACGTGGATGGCACCTAATATTATAACATTATCAGGTTTTGcttttattgttatcaATGTGTTGACTGTATTCTATTACGATCCAAATCTAAACAAAAATACCCCTCGATGGACATATTTTTCGTACGCCCTAGGTGTTTTTCTATATCAAACGTTTGATGGCTGTGATGGTGTGCATGCCCGTCGCATTAATCAGTCAGGGCCGTTGGGAGAATTATTCGATCATAGTATTGATGCCATCAACTCCACTCTGtctatttttatctttgcCTCCGAGACTGGAATGGGGTTTTCGTATAGTTTGATGTTATCCCAGTTTGCAATGCTGACAAATTTCTATTTAAGCACTTGGGAAGAGTACCATACACACACTTTATACTTGAGTGAGTTCTCCGGACCCGTGGAGGGCATCTTGATTGTTTGCGTTTCGTTGATATTGACTGGTATATATGGAAAGCAAGTAATCTGGCACACCTACTTGTTTACTATAACAATTGGTGATAAGGTCATTGATGTGGACACTATGGATATTGTTTTCTCCCTAGCTGTTTTTGGTTTAGTGATGAATGCATTATCTGCGAAAAGAAATGTGGACAAATACTATAAAAACAGTACTTCTTCAGCCAACAACATTGCGCAAATTGAACAAGAGAGCGCTATTAAGGGtcttttgccattttttgcCTATTACGCAAGCATTACTTTATTGGTCTGGATACAACCAAAATTTATTACGcttgcttttattctttcgATCGGCTTCACGGGAGCATTTACAGTCGGCAGAATAATAGTTTGTCATTTAACTAAGCAGGCTTTTCCCATGTATAATGCACCTATGCTAATTCCTTTATGTCAGACGGTACTGTACAAGGTATGCCAGAATATTTGGGAAATTGAACCGAGCAGAATTGTATTTGCCTTATCTTGGCTTGGGTTTGGTATTTCATTAGGCGTTCACATCATGTTCATGAATGACATTATTCATGAACTTACAAAGTATTTAGATGTTTACGCTCTATCCATTAAGCACTCGAAGCTAACATAA
- the NDT80 gene encoding transcription factor NDT80 (similar to Saccharomyces cerevisiae NDT80 (YHR124W); ancestral locus Anc_2.135), which translates to MNEIENTDPILDDELASKYEKEMSTEQEDDGPIILTQLNEDGTTSNYFDKRKLKIAPRSTLQFKVGPPFELVRDYCSVVESQTGNALDLRIIPRIDRGFDHIDDEWVGYKRNYFTLVSTFETTNCDLDTFLKSTFNLQLQDSSLESQLRVQYFAIKIRAKNDDDETEINLVQHTAKRDKGPQFCPSVCPLVPSPLPKHQIIREASNVRNITKMKKYDSTFYLHRDQVNFEEYGVNSLLFSYPEDSIQKVARYERVQFASSISVKKPSQQNKHFSLHVILGAVVDPDTFHGVNPGIPYDELALKNGSKGIFVYLQEMKTPPLIIRGRSPSNYASSQRITVRTPSSVSSSQNNTKRKMQSSTPQPLKESCLNARPAKRRSKVTLDASNSGMSISPIKSRQSTPMEALKENEDPFIRPRKRVETLEHIENKLGALKNPCLDSSLKYPSSSSRGVEGALENEDLAYSSSFSVNMKQIELKPAHIFEHENVFKVGSLAFKKISDLPHQRYDISREKKFIEQNYSRAELCSRSECKTSYGNELSLPNISFSILPNSAENFHLETALLSAMEEEVPRTFSRILETGSFQNYYQKMEAENVDRLYSKGVRLVASGTLPSGIFTREELFEEDSFYKH; encoded by the coding sequence ATGAATGAGATAGAAAATACGGATCCAATTTTGGACGATGAACTTGCATCTAAATATGAGAAGGAGATGAGTAcagaacaagaagatgatggGCCCATAATCCTCACACAGTTGAATGAAGACGGCACCACTTCGAATTACTTTGACAAAAGGAAACTAAAAATTGCTCCTAGATCAACATTACAGTTCAAGGTTGGGCCTCCATTTGAATTGGTGAGAGACTACTGTTCAGTCGTGGAATCTCAGACTGGAAATGCATTAGATTTGCGAATTATTCCAAGAATTGACCGGGGATTCGATCACATTGACGATGAATGGGTAGGTTATAAGAGAAACTACTTTACCTTGGTATCTACGTTTGAAACAACAAATTGTGATTTGGATACATTTCTGAAGAGCACCTTTAATCTGCAGCTTCAAGATTCTTCGCTAGAAAGTCAATTGAGAGTGCAATATTTTGCTATCAAGATAAGAGCTAAGaacgatgacgatgaaacAGAAATTAATCTTGTTCAACACACAGCAAAACGAGACAAAGGTCCGCAATTTTGTCCTTCGGTATGTCCTTTGGTGCCCTCTCCTCTACCAAAACATCAAATTATAAGGGAAGCATCGAATGTCCGAAATAttacaaaaatgaaaaaatatgattcTACATTTTATTTGCACAGGGATCAGgtcaattttgaagaatacgGAGTGAATTCTTTACTGTTTTCATATCCTGAAGATTCTATTCAAAAAGTTGCCCGCTATGAAAGGGTTCAATTTGCTTCATCAATCAGCGTGAAGAAACCATCCCAACAGAACAAGCATTTCAGTTTGCATGTAATTTTAGGAGCGGTTGTAGATCCAGATACCTTCCATGGTGTAAATCCTGGAATTCCTTACGATGAACTGGCTTTAAAAAATGGATCAAAGGGAATATTTGTGTATTTGCAGGAAATGAAAACACCGCCTCTCATTATCAGGGGAAGATCTCCTTCCAATTATGCATCATCTCAGCGAATAACCGTTAGAACTCCGTCGAGTGTAAGTTCTTCTCAAAACAATactaaaaggaaaatgcaATCATCAACGCCGCAACCACTGAAAGAAAGCTGCTTAAACGCAAGACCTGCGAAGAGGCGGTCGAAAGTGACATTAGATGCATCGAATTCCGGTATGTCTATCTCGCCTATCAAATCCCGACAATCAACTCCAATGGAAGCCCTGAAGGAAAATGAGGATCCATTTATCAGGCCGAGGAAAAGAGTAGAGACTCTGGAACATATTGAAAACAAGTTGGGCGCCTTGAAAAACCCATGCCTGGATTCCTCTTTGAAATATCCAAGCTCATCTTCTAGAGGCGTAGAAGGTGCGctagaaaatgaagatttaGCTTATTCAAGTAGTTTTTCTGTTAATATGAAGCAAATTGAACTAAAACCAGCAcacatttttgaacatgaaaatgttttcaaGGTGGGCTCATtagctttcaaaaaaatcagtgATTTGCCACATCAAAGATATGATATCTcgagagagaaaaaatttattgagCAAAATTATTCCAGGGCAGAATTATGTTCACGGTCCGAATGCAAAACTAGTTATGGAAATGAACTTTCCCTTCCAAATATCTCTTTTTCCATATTACCTAACTCAGCGGAAAATTTCCATCTTGAAACTGCACTTCTTTCGGCGATGGAAGAAGAGGTACCAAGGacattttcaagaatattaGAAACTggttcttttcaaaattactATCAGAAAATGGAAGCAGAAAACGTAGATCGATTATATTCTAAGGGTGTTCGGTTAGTGGCAAGTGGTACTTTACCATCTGGTATATTTACTAGGGAAGagttatttgaagaagatagtTTCTATAAGCATTAA
- the ANS1 gene encoding Ans1p (similar to Saccharomyces cerevisiae ANS1 (YHR126C); ancestral locus Anc_2.132) — MKYTLVSALIVATNIFVAHAQVNNSSDSLYVHFSNDTSSDINGKFNTTNEVSNKSVSLPLGTQQIETASAAVYDVGGWNGSLYRSNRSVVGAHQPIIKQDAAISQIDDGQIQATATTPATTPATATADIPSNSSYISSFEGAGGKIEPKNMGCMVGLAALLFL; from the coding sequence ATGAAGTACACTTTAGTTTCCGCTTTGATTGTTGCCACAAACATTTTTGTTGCACATGCACAGGTAAACAACTCCTCAGACTCATTGTACGTACACTTTTCCAACGACACAAGTTCAGACATAAACGGAAAATTCAATACTACCAATGAAGTATCCAACAAAAGTGTTTCCCTACCTCTAGGAACTCAGCAGATAGAGACAGCTAGTGCCGCAGTATATGACGTTGGTGGTTGGAACGGCTCCTTGTATCGCTCAAATAGAAGTGTAGTTGGTGCTCATCAACCTATAATAAAGCAGGATGCTGCCATTTCTCAGATTGATGATGGTCAAATCCAAGCTACTGCCACTACACCTGCTACCACACCTGCCACCGCCACTGCTGACATTCCGAGCAACAGCAgttatatttcttcttttgaaggTGCTGGTGGGAAGATTGAACCCAAAAATATGGGTTGTATGGTCGGTCTAGCAGCGCTTCTGTTTTTATGA
- the SKDI08G1720 gene encoding uncharacterized protein (similar to Saccharomyces cerevisiae YHR127W; ancestral locus Anc_2.127) — MARNRINSKKNIQGKRLIDRVVPMDKIKKADTFKRAPVKNAKEGFSVVNGKLVSSNDIGVLLREAQGAVDKRNNVLQGNKKNRVRTNKNSNSGHSVNVSDSNDLSNARGRAGREPFSNKRGQKIKNTNNSDYSRVFSTSNGRKQRQQFGGEMQGGSQLVISTNSDASNKLLMLFNLTLGVNNENLKNVLEDISQVQIAQIRVRDLPSGSATAKVQLAYPTTQSLEKVRKLFHGALVDGRRIQVVIASDESSNLSY, encoded by the coding sequence ATGGCTAGGAACAGAATAAACAGTAAGAAGAATATACAGGGTAAGCGCTTGATAGACAGAGTGGTTCCCATGGACAAGATCAAAAAAGCCGatactttcaaaagagCACCTGTAAAGAATGCAAAAGAAGGCTTTAGCGTCGTCAATGGGAAGTTAGTAAGTAGCAATGACATTGGTGTGCTTTTGAGAGAAGCTCAAGGTGCTGTCGATAAACGGAATAATGTTTTGCAaggaaataagaaaaatagaGTAAGGACTAATAAAAATAGTAACAGTGGACATTCAGTCAATGTTAGCGACAGCAATGACTTGAGTAATGCTCGTGGAAGAGCTGGTCGGGAGCCCTTCAGCAATAAGAGGGGccaaaagataaagaaTACGAATAATTCCGACTACTCACGGGTTTTCAGTACTTCCAATGGCAGGAAGCAGCGACAGCAATTTGGAGGAGAAATGCAAGGTGGTAGTCAGCTTGTTATTTCTACCAATTCAGATGCCTCAAATAAGTTGCTGATGTTATTTAATTTGACATTAGGTGTAAACAACGAAAACTTAAAAAATGTTCTGGAAGACATTTCACAAGTGCAAATAGCTCAAATTAGAGTGAGGGATTTGCCTTCAGGATCCGCCACCGCGAAAGTCCAACTAGCATACCCTACGACCCAATCCTTAGAAAAAGTAAGGAAATTGTTTCATGGGGCTCTTGTGGATGGAAGGCGTATTCAGGTGGTGATCGCATCCGACGAATCTTCAAACTTATCGTATTAG
- the FUR1 gene encoding uracil phosphoribosyltransferase (similar to Saccharomyces cerevisiae FUR1 (YHR128W); ancestral locus Anc_2.118), whose product MSSEPYKNVYLLPQTNQLLGLYTIIRNKNTTRPDFIFYSDRIIRLLVEEGLNHLPVQKQIVETETNENFEGVSFMGKICGVSIVRAGESMEQGLRDCCRSVRIGKILIQRDEETALPKLFYEKLPEDISKRYVFLLDPMLATGGSAIMATEVLIKRGVKPERIFFLNLICSQEGIEKYHAAFPDVKIVTGALDRGLDENKYLVPGLGDFGDRYYCV is encoded by the coding sequence atgtcttcAGAACCATATAAGAACGTTTACTTGCTACCCCAAACAAACCAATTGCTAGGTTTGTACACTATCATCAGAAACAAGAACACAACTAGGCCcgatttcattttctactCCGATAGAATTATCAGATTATTGGTTGAAGAAGGTTTGAACCATCTTCCCGTGCAAAAACAGATTGTCGAAACTGAGACCAATGAAAACTTCGAAGGTGTCTCATTCATGGGTAAGATCTGCGGTGTTTCTATCGTTAGAGCTGGTGAATCCATGGAGCAGGGCTTAAGAGACTGTTGTAGATCTGTACGTATTGGTAAAATTTTAATCCAAAGGGACGAAGAAACTGCTTTACCAAAGTTATTCTACGAAAAACTACCAGAGGATATCTCCAAGAGATATGTCTTCTTATTAGATCCAATGTTAGCCACCGGTGGTAGTGCCATTATGGCTACAGAAGTCTTGATTAAGAGGGGTGTGAAGCCGGAgaggatttttttcttgaacttAATCTGTAGTCAAGAAggtattgaaaaataccaCGCTGCTTTCCCAGATGTCAAAATTGTTACTGGCGCTCTGGACAGAGGTTTAGATGAAAATAAGTATTTAGTTCCAGGTTTAGGTGACTTTGGTGACAGATATTACTGTGTTTAA